The Candidatus Methylomirabilis sp. sequence GGACGAATAGTCCGGAACGGGCAGATCCGCCGAGGTCGAATCGCAGGGGTCGTGTCCGGCGATTGCGTGCAGGAGTATGGCGCAATCGCGAATATCTTTCGCGAAGGGCCCGATCTGGTCGAGTGATGAGGCGAAGGCTACCAGGCCGTATCGGGAGACCCGGCCATAGGTCGGCTTGAGGCCCGCAACGCCACAGAAACTCGCCGGCTGCCGGATTGATCCCCCCGTATCGCTGCCGAGCGCGGCGGCGCACAGATCGGCCGCCACCGCGGCGGCAGAGCCGCCCGAGGAGCCACCGGGGACATAGTCGAGCGCCCAAGGATTCCGCGTCGGGAAGAAAGCCGAGTTCTCCGTCGAGGAGCCCATGGCGAACTCGTCCATGTTCGTCTTCCCCAGCAGGACCGCCTCTTGCGCTTTGAGGCGTCGGATGACGGTCGCATCGTACGGCGGCTCGTACGGTTCCAGCATCTTCGAGGCGCAGGTAGTCCGCACTCCTTTCGTGCTGATGACATCTTTAATCGCCAGCGGGATACCGGCCAACGGGGGGAGAGGTGAGCCCCCGGCGAGCAGCCGATCGACGGCCCCGGCTTGCTCAAGGGCTCTGTCCTCAGTCAGGGTTGTGTACGCCATGACCTGTCCATCGAGGCGTGTGACCCGATCCAGCACCGAGCGGACAAGCTCGGTTGCGCTCGCTTCGCGCCTTCTGAGCAGCTCCTGCATCTCGTGGATGGTGAGTTGAGTGAGGTCCACGGCGTTACTCCTCCAGGATTCTCGGGACGCGGAAGAAGAGATCATGCCGGTCTGGTGCATTCGTCAGGGCCTCCTCCTGAGAAAGCGACGGCGTGACCTCATCCTCGCGGAATACGTTGGTCATCGGCAGGACATGAGAGGTCGGCTCGACAGCAGTCGTGTCCAGTTCATTCAGTTTGTCGATATAGCTCAGGATCGAGTCGAGTTGAGCCTGCATCCGCTCCTTCTCCTCCGCGGTCAGCTCCAACCGGGCCAGCCTGGCCACATGCTCGACCTCCTTGAGTGTAATCTTCATGGCATATGTCCTCTCGCGTTAGTGTCGTGCGTGGCAAGCGATCACCTACGCCTGCTCCAATTGGGCATACTTGACCATGAGCTTCTTTTCACCGGCGCCATTGAACTTTACGACGACCTTCAGATCGTCCCCGCTGCCGCTTCGCTGCCGGATCACCCCGACGCCGAAGTCGGGATGCCGGATGCGGGCTCCGGGATACAGGCGATCGACGAAGGGCTCATCCTCGTGACGCTCTTGCTGATGCTCTCGATGTTCGGAAAAGATCAAGGGCGACGCGCCCCTGGATTCCCACGGCTCCTGGATCTGCAGGACTTCCGGCGGGATTTCATCCAGGAACCGTGACGGCAGGTTAAAACTACGGTTGCCGTAGAGGCGTCGCTGCCGAGCCGATGCCAGATAGAGCCGTTGCTTCGCCCTGGTCATGCCGACATAACAGAGTCGGCGTTCCTCTTCCAACTCCCGCTCGTCAGGCATGGCAAAGGCGTGAGGGAAGATTCCTTCCTCCAGTCCAACCATGAAGACCGTGTCAAACTCGAGACCCTTGGCCGTATGAAGCGTCATGAGCGTGACGGCGCCTCGGCCTTCGGTATATGCGTCGATGTCACTGATCAGTGCCACGGAGTCGAGGAACGCCGGCAATCCTCCCTCCGCATTGCGCTCCACAAACTCCTGGGCGGCGGTGACGAGTTCCTTCAGATTTTCCAGGCGGCTCTGGGCCTCCGGCGTGTCATCGCGCTGAAGCTCCTCAGCGTACCCGGAAGCGGTAATCAGCTCTGCGATCAGGTCTGGAATTGAGATGAAGGCGGATTTTGTCCTGGCCTCTTCAATCAGTTGGAGTAAGCCCTCCATGGCCGACTGTTGCCTGGTATTGAACAGCTTCTCGCGTACCGCGCGTTGGCATGCCTCCCAGATCGTGCTCTTTCCTTGCATGGCCAACAGTTCGAGCTTGGCGATCGTGGCCGGTCCGATCCCGCGCGCCGGCGCATTCACAAGCCGCTTAAAGCTGATGCTGTCGGCGGGATTGACCACCCAGCGCAAATAGGCCAGGAGGTCCTTAATCTCCTTCCGTTCATAGAAGCGGAGCCCACCCACAATGACGTACGGAATCAGGACTCGACGCAAGGCCTCCTCCAGGACTCGAGACTGCGCGTT is a genomic window containing:
- the gatA gene encoding Asp-tRNA(Asn)/Glu-tRNA(Gln) amidotransferase subunit GatA, with translation MDLTQLTIHEMQELLRRREASATELVRSVLDRVTRLDGQVMAYTTLTEDRALEQAGAVDRLLAGGSPLPPLAGIPLAIKDVISTKGVRTTCASKMLEPYEPPYDATVIRRLKAQEAVLLGKTNMDEFAMGSSTENSAFFPTRNPWALDYVPGGSSGGSAAAVAADLCAAALGSDTGGSIRQPASFCGVAGLKPTYGRVSRYGLVAFASSLDQIGPFAKDIRDCAILLHAIAGHDPCDSTSADLPVPDYSSALTGDVRGVRIGIPDEYFVEGMDPEVETAIWAAIRTLKELGATQKKVSLPHSPYAIATYYLVATAEASSNLGRYDGVKYGYRTSRPADLLEMYQRGRREGFGPEVKRRIMLGTYALSAGYYDAYYLKAQKVRTLIRRDFERAFETCEVIATPTSPTPPFKFGEKTEDPLQMYLSDIFTISVNLAGLPGISIPCGFTKAGLPIGLQLIGKPFDEATILKVAHAYEQATDWRRRKPPL
- the gatC gene encoding Asp-tRNA(Asn)/Glu-tRNA(Gln) amidotransferase subunit GatC — encoded protein: MKITLKEVEHVARLARLELTAEEKERMQAQLDSILSYIDKLNELDTTAVEPTSHVLPMTNVFREDEVTPSLSQEEALTNAPDRHDLFFRVPRILEE